From Streptomyces sp. NBC_00370, a single genomic window includes:
- a CDS encoding DUF2630 family protein translates to MNAPSDNGDILANINDLVAEEHSLRSRSTGNLGLDAEERVRLRAVEVQLDQCWDLLRQRRAKTEFGENPDEARVRPEGEVEGYQG, encoded by the coding sequence ATGAACGCCCCCAGTGACAACGGCGACATCCTCGCCAACATCAACGACCTCGTCGCCGAGGAGCACAGCCTGCGCTCGCGGTCGACAGGGAATCTCGGTCTCGACGCCGAGGAGCGGGTACGGCTGCGCGCCGTCGAGGTGCAGCTCGACCAGTGCTGGGACCTGCTGCGCCAGCGCCGCGCCAAGACCGAGTTCGGCGAGAACCCCGACGAGGCGCGGGTGCGCCCGGAGGGCGAGGTCGAGGGGTACCAGGGCTGA
- a CDS encoding DUF7144 family membrane protein has translation MSQNTTHRPPSTGMGAGTNQGTGNGNGSMNGMGSRAGTGTGSGTGSHTTRNAAWAMGGTLFAGVLMLVSGATDILQGIVAIKKDAVLNSTGNYAYAFNITSWGWIHLGLGVLIALAGLGILTGNRIARYVGIALASLNIVAQFMYLPHQPVWAVVGMALSAFVIWALASDHYVPKPR, from the coding sequence ATGAGCCAGAACACAACGCATCGCCCCCCTTCAACGGGCATGGGCGCAGGCACCAACCAAGGCACCGGAAACGGCAACGGCAGCATGAACGGGATGGGCAGCAGGGCGGGAACCGGCACCGGTTCCGGGACCGGCTCCCATACGACGAGGAACGCCGCCTGGGCGATGGGTGGCACTCTCTTCGCCGGTGTTCTGATGCTGGTCTCCGGTGCGACCGACATCCTCCAAGGCATCGTCGCGATCAAGAAAGATGCTGTGCTGAACAGCACCGGGAACTACGCGTACGCCTTCAACATCACGTCGTGGGGCTGGATCCACCTCGGCCTCGGAGTTCTGATCGCACTGGCCGGTCTCGGCATCCTGACCGGAAACCGGATAGCGAGGTACGTCGGCATCGCCCTCGCCTCGCTGAACATCGTCGCGCAGTTCATGTATCTGCCGCACCAGCCCGTCTGGGCGGTCGTAGGCATGGCACTGTCGGCGTTCGTGATCTGGGCACTCGCCTCGGACCACTACGTGCCGAAGCCCCGGTGA
- a CDS encoding FUSC family protein: protein MGDRDRDRVRTDARAALLAPPAWLVAGLRPKKAPVPWAAAARASVAMAVPIVVGLATDKPAYGALVSMGALTGVIGDTADAYRMRVFNIALPQFFGAVGVTLGTLVYGEGWLAVGILTLIALVSGMISSIGAVASVSGLLLLLNAVVGAGLQMPDPWWKAPLLLSLGGLFVLALSLLAWPLRGRVPERGAVAATYGAAADLLAAAGTPAYETRRQAVTQALNHAYDLVLARRAHDHGRRSSLVRLLAQLNVVIPLVEAAPAAHLHGSPLPDAIPAAVRELAATVAAGRGGGDPTLELPAPATPSQRAVDVALRYASAVVHNADADPPATGDDPLGRPAALRIRARRATRDVLLSEASWRYGLRLALCIGLAQSLVSLIPVPRSYWVALTITFVLKPDFGSVFSRAVLRALGTAAGVVVGAAVLAEVPRGWWDVAVMAVLAPLIPALSVKGYAFQTAAITPVILLLSDILNHQGFDLVVPRLLDSLIGCGIALIAGYLLWPESWHTRIGDRLADAVDDAADYVSYAFGTAGEGDGGGGGADRAERVRRRRRIYRDLSLVRSEFQRALTEPPPTGRRAAAWWPLVVAVERVVDATTAARVRVNHGAPPPAPAEVAAIERQLRGMAEGVRSSTTLTQVRAELTGDETGVLAPLRQEVTAARAITSPGRHRAT, encoded by the coding sequence ATGGGAGACCGGGACCGAGACCGAGTACGCACCGACGCGCGAGCCGCCCTGCTGGCACCGCCCGCATGGCTGGTCGCCGGGCTGCGGCCCAAGAAGGCGCCCGTCCCCTGGGCCGCGGCGGCCCGGGCCTCCGTCGCCATGGCCGTACCGATCGTCGTCGGCCTCGCCACCGACAAGCCCGCGTACGGCGCGCTCGTCTCGATGGGCGCCCTGACCGGAGTCATCGGCGACACCGCCGACGCGTACCGGATGCGGGTCTTCAACATCGCCCTCCCCCAGTTCTTCGGCGCCGTCGGCGTCACGCTCGGCACCCTCGTCTACGGGGAGGGCTGGCTGGCCGTCGGGATACTGACGCTCATCGCGCTCGTCTCCGGCATGATCTCCTCGATCGGCGCCGTCGCCAGCGTCTCCGGGCTGCTGCTCCTGCTCAACGCCGTGGTGGGCGCGGGCCTCCAGATGCCGGACCCCTGGTGGAAGGCCCCGCTGCTGCTCTCCCTCGGCGGTCTTTTCGTCCTCGCGCTGTCCCTGCTGGCCTGGCCGCTGCGCGGCCGGGTGCCGGAGCGCGGCGCCGTCGCGGCGACGTACGGCGCGGCGGCCGATCTGCTCGCCGCCGCGGGCACCCCGGCGTACGAGACGCGCAGACAGGCCGTCACCCAGGCGCTGAACCACGCGTACGACCTGGTGCTGGCCCGCCGCGCGCACGACCACGGCAGACGCAGCTCACTGGTGCGGCTGCTCGCCCAGCTCAACGTCGTCATCCCGCTCGTCGAGGCGGCGCCCGCCGCGCATCTGCACGGCAGCCCGCTGCCGGACGCGATCCCGGCGGCGGTGCGGGAACTCGCCGCGACCGTGGCGGCAGGACGCGGCGGCGGCGACCCCACGCTCGAACTGCCCGCGCCCGCCACCCCTTCGCAGCGCGCCGTGGACGTCGCGCTGCGGTACGCGTCAGCCGTGGTGCACAACGCCGACGCCGACCCGCCCGCCACCGGCGACGACCCGCTCGGCCGCCCCGCCGCCCTGCGCATCCGGGCCCGCCGCGCGACCCGCGACGTCCTGCTGTCGGAGGCGTCCTGGCGCTACGGGCTGCGGCTCGCGCTGTGCATCGGCCTCGCGCAGAGCCTGGTCTCGCTGATCCCGGTGCCCCGCTCGTACTGGGTCGCCCTCACCATCACCTTCGTGCTCAAGCCCGACTTCGGCTCGGTCTTCTCCCGCGCCGTGCTGCGCGCGCTCGGCACGGCGGCGGGGGTCGTGGTGGGGGCGGCCGTGCTCGCCGAAGTGCCGCGCGGCTGGTGGGACGTGGCGGTGATGGCGGTGCTCGCGCCGCTCATCCCGGCCCTGTCGGTGAAGGGGTACGCCTTCCAGACGGCGGCCATCACGCCGGTGATCCTGCTGCTGTCGGACATCCTCAACCACCAGGGCTTCGACCTGGTGGTGCCCCGGCTCCTGGACAGTCTGATCGGCTGCGGCATCGCGCTGATCGCCGGCTATCTGCTCTGGCCGGAGAGCTGGCACACCAGGATCGGCGACCGGCTCGCGGACGCCGTCGACGACGCGGCGGACTACGTGAGTTACGCGTTCGGCACGGCGGGCGAAGGTGACGGTGGAGGCGGCGGCGCGGACCGGGCGGAACGCGTGCGCAGGCGGCGGCGTATCTACCGCGACCTGTCGCTCGTACGCTCCGAGTTCCAGCGCGCCCTGACCGAACCGCCGCCCACCGGCCGCCGGGCAGCCGCCTGGTGGCCGCTGGTCGTCGCCGTCGAACGGGTCGTGGACGCCACGACGGCGGCCCGCGTCCGCGTCAACCACGGGGCGCCGCCGCCCGCGCCCGCCGAGGTCGCCGCCATCGAGCGGCAGTTGCGCGGGATGGCGGAGGGCGTGCGGTCGAGTACGACGCTGACGCAGGTACGGGCCGAGCTGACCGGCGACGAGACCGGCGTCCTGGCCCCGCTGCGCCAGGAAGTGACGGCGGCCCGCGCGATCACCTCACCGGGCCGGCACCGGGCGACCTAG
- a CDS encoding AI-2E family transporter, with protein MSPPTPPSPSLPPSPLLPVGVRRFAAWCGVLLLASGVVAVAVWLCVTFKTAVTPLLLALLGTALLGPLHRRLVALRLNRSLAAALTCAAVVAVVGGAGYIVVNAIVDSGDQIVSSLKQAAKDVSKHFGAAGTSLDDIASNAKELLGKFGATAASGVVTGISVIGELIATSVLALLLMFFFLRDSDKAAGALRSLAPRATGEAVEAMARRAFHAVEGFMRGTTVIALIDAVCITVGLLILRVPGAVGLGALVFVGAYIPYLGALISGAVAVLVALADRGWPIALWALGVVLAVQVLEGHVLQPAVQSRTVQMHPAVVMVTITAGAAVAGILGLLLAVPLTAAVFGVISELRGRYSAPGEPGPPDGASSPSS; from the coding sequence GTGTCCCCGCCCACGCCGCCGTCTCCTTCGCTGCCGCCGTCCCCGCTCCTGCCCGTCGGCGTCCGGCGCTTCGCCGCCTGGTGCGGGGTGCTGCTGCTCGCCTCGGGCGTCGTGGCCGTCGCGGTCTGGCTGTGCGTCACGTTCAAGACGGCCGTCACGCCGCTGCTGCTCGCGCTGCTCGGCACCGCGCTGCTGGGGCCGCTGCACCGGCGGCTCGTCGCGCTGCGGCTGAACCGGTCGCTGGCCGCCGCGCTCACCTGCGCCGCCGTCGTCGCCGTGGTCGGCGGGGCCGGGTACATCGTCGTCAACGCGATCGTGGACAGCGGCGACCAGATCGTCTCCTCGCTCAAGCAGGCGGCGAAGGACGTGTCCAAGCACTTCGGCGCCGCGGGGACCTCGCTGGACGACATCGCGAGCAACGCCAAGGAGCTGCTGGGGAAGTTCGGCGCGACGGCGGCGTCCGGGGTGGTCACCGGGATCAGCGTCATCGGTGAGCTGATCGCCACCTCCGTGCTGGCGCTGCTGCTGATGTTCTTCTTCCTGCGGGACTCCGACAAGGCGGCGGGGGCGCTCAGGTCGCTCGCGCCGCGTGCGACGGGTGAGGCCGTCGAGGCCATGGCGCGCCGCGCCTTCCACGCCGTCGAGGGGTTCATGCGCGGGACGACCGTGATCGCCCTGATCGACGCCGTCTGCATCACGGTGGGCCTGCTGATCCTGCGGGTGCCGGGCGCCGTCGGGCTCGGCGCGCTGGTCTTCGTCGGGGCGTACATCCCGTACCTGGGCGCCCTCATCTCGGGCGCCGTCGCCGTGCTCGTCGCGCTCGCCGACCGGGGCTGGCCGATCGCGCTGTGGGCGCTGGGGGTGGTGCTGGCCGTGCAGGTGCTGGAGGGGCATGTGCTCCAGCCGGCGGTGCAGAGCCGTACGGTCCAGATGCACCCGGCCGTGGTGATGGTGACGATCACTGCGGGCGCCGCCGTCGCCGGGATCCTGGGGCTGCTGCTGGCCGTACCGCTGACGGCCGCGGTGTTCGGGGTGATCTCCGAGCTGCGGGGCCGCTACAGCGCCCCGGGCGAACCGGGGCCGCCGGACGGCGCGTCCTCGCCGTCCTCGTAG